One Vicia villosa cultivar HV-30 ecotype Madison, WI unplaced genomic scaffold, Vvil1.0 ctg.003195F_1_1, whole genome shotgun sequence genomic region harbors:
- the LOC131640566 gene encoding RPM1-interacting protein 4-like — protein MSTQRSHVPKFGNWEAENDVPYTVYFDKARKTRPGTKMINPNDPEENADLDLPNSSSADVIPPKPRVHSENISEKGSARPAHNELQKNKEDSDLKQSVNSPARNESSNNKSAGDSVHRPGVVSADNRRRPSRQSTAGSEYSVERSPLHRQAKTPGRDSPSWEGKNSYESSHGTPGRSRLRSVNREDENPDKSAAVPKFGEWDENDPASADGYTHIFDKVRKEKQDTAGNAPGTPNGRSYVIRNQPPSDKAQGCCFFWSRK, from the exons ATGTCAACA CAACGTTCTCATGTTCCAAAGTTTGGCAATTGGGAAGCTGAAAATGATGTTCCGTATACAGTGTATTTTGACAAAGCTCGGAAAACTCGACCTGGCACCAAAATGATCAATCCGAATGACCCTGAGGAAAATGCAGATTTAGATCTTCCAAATTCATCTTCTGCTGATGTAATTCCTCCAAAGCCAAGAGTTCACTCAGAGAATATATCTGAAAAAGGATCAGCGAGACCAGCACATAATGAGTTACAAAAAAACAAGGAAGACAGTGATCTTAAGCAATCTGTTAACTCGCCGGCTCGCAATGAAAGTTCAAACAACAAGAGTGCTGGTGATTCCGTCCATCGTCCTGGAGTTGTTTCTGCTGATAACCGCAGAAGACCTTCAAGACAGAGTACTGCTGGCTCGGAGTATAGTGTTGAACGTTCACCTCTTCATCGCCAGGCTAAAACCCCTGGCAGAGATAGTCCTTCTTGGGAAGGAAAGAACTCGTATGAGAGCAGTCACGGTACACCAGGAAGATCTCGATTGAGATCAGTCAATCGAGAGGATGAAAAT CCTGATAAAAGTGCTGCTGTTCCAAAGTTTGGTGAGTGGGATGAGAATGACCCTGCATCAGCTGATGGCTATACTCACATTTTCGACAAAGTGCGCAAGGAAAAACAAGACACGGCTGGAAACGCACCAGGCACACCCAACGGGAGATCGTATGTTATCCGTAACCAACCTCCAAGTGACAAAGCTCAG GGTTGCTGCTTTTTCTGGAGCAGAAAATGA
- the LOC131640565 gene encoding uncharacterized protein LOC131640565 produces the protein MVREHRVDSFYSKLRNSAHSSSSSSSPVLIFPSTSDVDSLCALKIIFKILESDSIQYACYPVSSFQEIHSYATSTQNDGPISVVLINWGCHKDLRKILKLGPNARIFVIDSHRPIHLHNLSDQNETVVVLFTQEDEKQADLAYDFEFPLTALANASTTIDSDSSESESDSDSDSDSESDSDEARNKRKRKRDSEDGEKDEEQNQDAVKLYKKRKREYYGLGTFHGKPSGCLMYELAHFLRKNTDELLWLACVALTDQFVHERLSDERYSDGVMELEQYINSSGNLDAVNSVTLKDGTKIRAPNSSRIAYEDEPKLMLLQEWNLFDSMLCSSYIATKLKTWSDNGMKKLKLLLARMGFALTDCQQKFQYMNVEVKRKMKREFEKFLPEYGLTDFYYRGFLRIHGYSSRVSAADVVYGVTALLESFVNSDGSCASMQFNVAFDALSLNNVDKLKAGMQQAIKVQRSILRQGSLAIMKSGCIRSGRKFRWVKLEDSTDSKLLGYPQALTKFCYFLMDALREKGARMKPLICACVSQDPNKVLIVGVCGRPRLAAAQGNAFGVAFKSAAEDVESEFFHELFESSWIVLESKFLNSFMVKLTEKL, from the coding sequence ATGGTGCGAGAACACCGAGTCGACTCGTTCTACTCCAAACTCCGTAACTCAGCCcactcctcatcctcctcctcctcccccgTTCTCATCTTCCCTTCAACCTCCGATGTCGATTCCCTCTGCGctctcaaaatcattttcaaaatcctCGAATCCGATTCCATCCAATACGCTTGTTACCCAGTTTCTTCCTTCCAAGAGATTCACAGTTACGCTACTTCGACTCAAAACGACGGTCCTATCTCCGTCGTTTTAATCAACTGGGGCTGTCATAAAGATCTCCGCAAAATCTTGAAATTAGGTCCAAACGCTCGTATCTTTGTAATTGATAGTCACCGTCCGATTCATCTTCATAATCTCAGTGACCAAAATGAAACTGTCGTTGTTCTCTTTACTCAAGAGGATGAGAAACAAGCAGATCTGGCTTATGACTTCGAGTTTCCGCTTACAGCTTTAGCTAACGCTTCGACAACTATTGATTCAGACTCGTCTGAGTCCGAATCGGACTCCGATTCGGATTCAGATTCGGAGTCTGATTCCGATGAAGcgagaaataaaagaaaaagaaagagggaTTCGGAGGACGGTGAGAAAGATGAGGAGCAAAATCAAGATGCGGTTAAGCTGTATAAAAAGAGGAAGAGAGAGTATTATGGATTGGGAACCTTTCATGGGAAGCCTTCTGGGTGTTTGATGTATGAGCTAGCTCATTTTCTGAGGAAGAATACGGATGAATTGCTTTGGTTAGCTTGTGTTGCGTTGacggatcaatttgtgcacgagaGGCTGAGTGATGAGAGGTATAGTGATGGAGTTATGGAGTTGGAGCAGTATATTAATAGTTCGGGTAATTTGGATGCGGTTAATTCGGTTACGCTTAAGGATGGGACGAAGATTAGGGCGCCGAATTCGTCGCGGATTGCTTATGAGGATGAGCCGAAGCTTATGCTGTTGCAGGAGTGGAATTTGTTTGATTCGATGCTTTGTAGTTCGTATATTGCTACGaagttgaagacttggagtgatAATGGGATGAAGAAGTTGAAGCTTTTGTTGGCGAGGATGGGGTTTGCGCTTACGGATTGTCAGCAGAAGTTTCAGTATATGAATGTTGAGGTGAAGAGAAAGATGAAACGGGAGTTTGAGAAGTTTTTGCCTGAGTATGGGCTTACTGATTTTTATTACCGTGGGTTTTTGCGGATTCATGGTTATAGTTCGAGAGTTTCTGCTGCTGATGTTGTTTATGGTGTTACTGCGCTGTTGGAGTCGTTTGTGAATTCGGATGGGTCTTGTGCTTCGATGCAATTCAATGTGGCGTTTGATGCTCTTTCGTTGAATAATGTTGATAAACTCAAAGCTGGGATGCAACAAGCTATTAAGGTTCAAAGATCGATTTTGAGGCAGGGAAGTCTTGCGATAATGAAAAGCGGTTGCATTAGAAGTGGGAGGAAGTTTCGATGGGTGAAGCTTGAGGATTCGACGGATTCTAAATTGTTGGGGTACCCTCAAGCTTTGACGAAGTTTTGTTATTTTCTAATGGATGCTTTGAGAGAAAAGGGTGCGAGGATGAAGCCGTTGATTTGTGCTTGTGTGTCTCAGGATCCAAATAAAGTTCTTATTGTTGGGGTTTGCGGGAGGCCTCGTTTGGCTGCTGCTCAAGGGAATGCATTTGGGGTTGCGTTTAAAAGTGCGGCCGAGGACGTTGAAAGTGAGTTTTTCCATGAGTTGTTTGAGTCATCTTGGATTGTGTTAGAATCTAAATTTCTCAATTCTTTCATGGTTAAGTTGACTGAGAAACTTTGA